Part of the Undibacter mobilis genome is shown below.
GGCGACGCCTTCCTTCTCGAGGATCGACGTCAGGTTCTTGGCGAAGGCCGCCTGCTCGTCGAGCGTGAGCTTGGTCACGGCCGGATCGGCGACGACCAGACACACCGAGGTGTTCGAACGCGTCTCGGGCTTCTTGGCGAGGTGATCGATCCAAGCGGTCTTGGCGACCCAGTCGGAGAGCACCTTGGCGTTGGCATCCGAGCGCGCCTGCAGACCTTTCAGGCCGCCGACCGACTTCGCCCACAGCAACGCGTCGAGATAGTCCTCAACACACAGCATCGACGGCGTGTTGATGGTCTCGCCGACGAAGATGCCATCGATCAATTTGCCGCCCTTGGTCATGCGGAAGATCTTGGGCAGCGGCCAGGCCGGCTTGTAGGTCTCGAGGCGCTCGACGGCGCGCGGCGACAGGATGAGCATGCCATGCGCACCCTCGCCGCCCAGCACCTTCTGCCAGGAGAAGGTGACGACATCGAGCTTGGCGAAATCGAGGTTCTGCGCAAAGGCCGCCGAGGTGGCGTCGCAGATGGTGAGGCCTTCGCGGTTTGCCGGAATCCAGTCGCCATTCGGCACGCGCACGCCAGAGGTGGTGCCGTTCCAGGTGAAGACAACGTCGGATTTGAAGTCGATCTTCGACAGGTCCGGCAGTTCGCCGTACGCGGCTTTCAGTTCGGTGACGTCTTTCAGCTTGAGCTGCTTGACGACGTCGGTGACCCAGCCTTCACCGAAGGATTCCCAGGCCAGCATGGTGACGGGGCGCGCGCCCAATGTCGACCACAGCGCCATTTCGACGGCGCCGGTATCGGAGGCGGGCACGATGCCGATCTTGTAATCGGCCGGAACATTGAGGATCTCGCGCGTCAGATCGATGGCCTGCTTGAGCTTGGCCTTGCCGATCTTGGCGCGGTGGGAGCGGCCGAGGGCCGCATCTTTGAGGGCTTGGAGGGTCCAGCCGGGGCGCTTGGCGCAGGGGCCAGAGGAAAACTGCGGATTAACCGGTCGCAAGCCGGGCTTGGTCGTCGTCATGACCTATCCTTCCAGATAGAAGCCCCTCGTTGGGGAGGGGTGTCCCACTGGCGGAGATAGTCGATCGGCCCGCGCCGGTCAACTGCATTGCGTATCATCGTCAGGGTAAAGGCGGCGATCAGCCATGCACACGCAGCATTGCGCGCGGCGGGCTTACCTCAGATCGTCGAAATTCCAGCGCAGGCCCACGCGAACTTCGTGGTTGGCGATGTTCTTGAGCGTCAGCGCGCCGGACGTGCCGGTGCCGGTCGTCACATTGCCGAGGCTGAGATAGCGGTAGCCGACATCCACCTGCATGTTCGGCGCGATCTGATAGGCCAGACCGCCCATCGCCGCCCAGGCGACATTCCATTGGCTGCGCGAGGTGTCGCCGCCGAACGGCGGCGTGACCGTGCTCTGGTAGTCGGTGACCTGAACTCGCGCGCCGCCGAAGCCGGCGCCGACATAAGGCGTGATGCCGTACCATGTCGTAAGATCGAAGTAACCGTTGAACATCGCCGTTATGGCCGACACCTTTGCGGTGGTGTCGTTCGTCGTCACGGTGGTCGATTCGTATTTCATCTTCGACGCGCCATCGACCGTGATGTCGGTGCGCAGCCAGTCGGTCTTGACGCCAATGCCGAGACCGCCGCTATAGGCGGTGCCCAGCTTGCCATTGGCGGGCGCCGGAAAACCGGCTTGCGGATCGGCGCCGCGAAGCGTGCCCCAGCGATAGCCAAAATCGCCGCGCAGATACCAGCCGGACAGGCTGCTCGGCACGTTCGACCGGATAACGGACGGCAGCGGCAGGTTGCCGGGCATGTCGGCAGCATAGGCCGCCGTCACGGCAGCCGCGAGGCCCGCCCCCATCATCGCCGATTTGACCACCAGACCCATTACGTCACTCCGTTGAACATTCCGCCGCGCGGGTTAGCCCCTGCTCTGCAACGGCGGCTGCACATAGACCGGCGGTGGCGAGTAGACGGGCGCCGGCGCGTAATAAACAGGAGCCGGCCGCGAGAACATTTCGAAACCATCGAGATTGAAACGCAGACCGAGCATGATGTCGTGCGAGATCAGCTTGTCGAATTCGAACGGCCGGCCATTGGCGTTCGTGCCGTCAAATGAAACGCCGTTCCCGGTCACGGCCTTGCCGAGGTCGAGATAGCGATACGCGAGTTCGACGGTAAAGTTGGGCGTGACCTTGTAGGCGAAGCCAGCATGCAGCGCCCAGGCGAAGTTGAACTTGCTGCCGCTCTGGGCGGAATAGACGCCGCCGGTCGGCGTGTTGATATCGAGGAAGCTCGAGACGGTATTGTATGCTCCACCGACGCCGGCGCCGACGAAGGGTGTCAGCCTGTTCCAGGTGCCGAGATCAACATAAGCATTGAGCAGGCCTACCCACTCCTTTTTGCGGGCGCGATATTCGTCGCTGCCTCCGGGGTAGGTTCCATAGCCATGGTAGTTGGCGCTGCCACGATATTCACCGGTGACATCGAAGCGCAGCCATTCGTTGAAATAGTAACCGACACCAGCGCCGAAGAACGGCGCAGAATCAAAACCGTCGTCTTGATGCGTGTACGGTCGTTCATTGAATGAAGGATGAGACAGCTTGGCCTGCTGGTTGCTCATGCCGACATAGCCGCGCAGATACCAGCCGCCGAATTCCTCGACCACGGGCGGCGGCGGCGCGTAACAGGGAACGGCGCCCGGCGGCGCGCGACCCGCGGCAATTATCGCCGCGTCATAGCAGGGCGGCGGCGCATAGTCGGCCGCCTGCGCCGCGGTCGCAAACAGCGACGCGACCGTCACCGCTGCAAATAGATTCAGACGCGCAACCATGCCGTCATCCCTCAACTGATCCATCACGCATGACGTGACGAAAGACGAGGCGACGATGGCACCAAAACCTTAAGTGCCTCTTAACCCTGTTTTTTAACCACGATTTTTTACAAATAGCGCAAAGCCGGTTCCATCGGCGCGGCGCGCGCGTCCGTGGTCGGCGCTTTCAGGATTTGTTTACGTCTGTGGCGCGGCGCGAGCCGTGTTCCGTGTCAGCCCTGCGTGACGCGGCGCGCCCAATC
Proteins encoded:
- a CDS encoding phosphoserine transaminase yields the protein MTTTKPGLRPVNPQFSSGPCAKRPGWTLQALKDAALGRSHRAKIGKAKLKQAIDLTREILNVPADYKIGIVPASDTGAVEMALWSTLGARPVTMLAWESFGEGWVTDVVKQLKLKDVTELKAAYGELPDLSKIDFKSDVVFTWNGTTSGVRVPNGDWIPANREGLTICDATSAAFAQNLDFAKLDVVTFSWQKVLGGEGAHGMLILSPRAVERLETYKPAWPLPKIFRMTKGGKLIDGIFVGETINTPSMLCVEDYLDALLWAKSVGGLKGLQARSDANAKVLSDWVAKTAWIDHLAKKPETRSNTSVCLVVADPAVTKLTLDEQAAFAKNLTSILEKEGVAYDIAFYRDAPPGLRIWCGATIETKDVEALTPWLDWAFEQAKAALPKAA
- a CDS encoding outer membrane protein, with the protein product MGLVVKSAMMGAGLAAAVTAAYAADMPGNLPLPSVIRSNVPSSLSGWYLRGDFGYRWGTLRGADPQAGFPAPANGKLGTAYSGGLGIGVKTDWLRTDITVDGASKMKYESTTVTTNDTTAKVSAITAMFNGYFDLTTWYGITPYVGAGFGGARVQVTDYQSTVTPPFGGDTSRSQWNVAWAAMGGLAYQIAPNMQVDVGYRYLSLGNVTTGTGTSGALTLKNIANHEVRVGLRWNFDDLR
- a CDS encoding outer membrane protein, giving the protein MVARLNLFAAVTVASLFATAAQAADYAPPPCYDAAIIAAGRAPPGAVPCYAPPPPVVEEFGGWYLRGYVGMSNQQAKLSHPSFNERPYTHQDDGFDSAPFFGAGVGYYFNEWLRFDVTGEYRGSANYHGYGTYPGGSDEYRARKKEWVGLLNAYVDLGTWNRLTPFVGAGVGGAYNTVSSFLDINTPTGGVYSAQSGSKFNFAWALHAGFAYKVTPNFTVELAYRYLDLGKAVTGNGVSFDGTNANGRPFEFDKLISHDIMLGLRFNLDGFEMFSRPAPVYYAPAPVYSPPPVYVQPPLQSRG